The following proteins are encoded in a genomic region of Sorangiineae bacterium MSr12523:
- a CDS encoding tetratricopeptide repeat protein — MSQTPPTSLSFTEDLAAARRARDEGDAIHAAFHTAWALSVRPNDPEALAMAESLFGDADDPRDLVPLGPETAFALVALRARALARMEDYTQAIESLLQVVAARPDISYVPWAIEWARKHGERVDPRAGAEAVRMLLSRLDDYAAVLLPSLIEFVEALRTHHREHSALALIHVRLLRQHGEMDAALNVAQYTYTHNRTPEMAAVLAATHRARGERERAIAMLHESLTLDPRFAAAWLDLGDMSLDTGDFSRAANAYESALAIDEDMGWAKASLLYARYQQTGEREYIHELEDYAHAHGENERARVLLDASTPYVGYVPDPQESSIQAIFQILRDIESGSPLPDAPHWTLRVSALEAPSVRLVLDQVLRLKIPQASIAYEVDHVPHPTRGCPATRSNGCFGTTMEPRRTPGFPRRLPIRLRRSLLWRRNGLPHRHGGTPPAPSPRTSAPTMLQFCWRQWFIRHYRKVVCRRGGGSRACSLRVRTFSLASTMAGRGRGVGVRSFHW; from the coding sequence ATGTCCCAGACTCCCCCAACGTCTCTCTCGTTCACGGAGGACCTTGCAGCGGCCCGACGTGCACGTGATGAAGGCGATGCCATCCATGCCGCATTCCATACGGCATGGGCTCTTTCGGTTCGGCCCAACGACCCTGAGGCGCTGGCCATGGCCGAGTCCTTATTCGGCGATGCCGATGATCCCAGGGATCTCGTTCCGCTTGGCCCTGAGACGGCATTTGCCTTGGTGGCGCTTCGCGCCCGTGCGCTGGCCAGGATGGAGGATTACACGCAGGCGATCGAGTCCCTCCTTCAAGTCGTTGCTGCGCGACCGGACATATCCTACGTACCGTGGGCCATCGAGTGGGCACGAAAGCATGGCGAACGGGTCGATCCACGCGCTGGGGCCGAGGCCGTTCGGATGCTTCTCTCGCGTCTGGACGACTATGCCGCCGTCCTGCTTCCGTCGTTGATCGAGTTCGTGGAGGCACTGCGTACCCATCATCGAGAGCACTCCGCGCTCGCGCTCATCCACGTTCGTCTCTTGCGACAGCATGGTGAGATGGATGCGGCGCTGAACGTTGCGCAGTACACCTACACGCACAACCGGACCCCGGAGATGGCCGCCGTTCTCGCCGCGACCCACCGCGCCCGAGGCGAACGCGAACGAGCGATTGCGATGTTGCACGAGTCGCTGACGTTGGACCCCCGGTTCGCAGCCGCTTGGCTCGATTTGGGCGACATGTCGCTGGACACCGGCGACTTTTCTCGCGCGGCGAATGCCTATGAATCGGCACTCGCGATCGACGAGGATATGGGCTGGGCGAAAGCCTCGCTTCTTTACGCGCGGTATCAGCAGACCGGGGAGCGCGAGTATATCCACGAGCTCGAAGATTATGCGCACGCACACGGCGAAAACGAGCGTGCACGCGTTCTCCTGGACGCGAGCACTCCTTATGTCGGCTACGTGCCGGATCCTCAAGAATCGAGCATCCAAGCCATCTTTCAAATCTTGCGCGACATCGAATCTGGCTCGCCATTGCCCGATGCTCCGCACTGGACGTTGCGTGTAAGCGCGCTCGAAGCCCCGAGCGTGCGGCTGGTGCTCGATCAGGTGCTCCGGCTCAAGATCCCTCAGGCCAGTATTGCCTACGAGGTCGACCATGTCCCGCACCCGACCCGAGGCTGCCCCGCGACGAGGTCGAATGGGTGCTTTGGCACTACGATGGAACCGAGGCGCACCCCGGGCTTCCCCCGCCGACTTCCGATCAGGTTGCGCCGGTCGTTGCTTTGGCGTCGAAACGGTTTGCCGCATCGACATGGCGGGACGCCGCCCGCACCATCGCCAAGGACTTCCGCCCCCACGATGCTGCAGTTCTGCTGGCGCCAATGGTTCATCCGCCACTACCGGAAAGTGGTTTGCCGCCGTGGAGGTGGATCCC